The genomic region TCTTAACTATTTTCATATCTGAGCCACCAAGTTAAGTTCTCTAAAACATCCCAAACGTGAAGATAACTCATGAATCCTATTATCTGTTCTGagttattttcatttatcttTATAAAATAGCTATTCCACGCTTGTTCCCATTATGTAGCATAACATATGAAATAACTGTTTTAcgtttgttcttattttgttATACAATActttaagaaataatagttaatcaaaattaagcatCTATAATAATCGAACAAAGGTTTGCTTTAGaacttaaaaataatcaaaagataaaaaggttATTATTATGTATAGCCAGAATAAGAATCACCCAACAAAACTTTGCCATGCAATTGCAACCCTTctttaagaaaaatcaattccTTGTTTTGAGACTTTCTTAGTGTGTCAATTAGATGCTATGGGCACTAATGTACAAGAAAACAGGTTATGGGAATGTTTAGGTCATTCGTTCATTCGTTGCTTTTGGGATTCCAATGTTGTCAAAAAGCCATATGAAAAGTGTGTAGGGTGGATTCTATCCACATATTGTCATCTTGCAAAGCCTATCCTCACATTAGCTACTATTGCACAGACTCAAAATCAAATGTATACATGTATCATCGTCGTCATCTTACCCATACTCTCACCCCACTTCCcttcaattattattattattttgtttgcaaGCTTTTTCACTGTGAGCAGAAGTTGTTAAGAGAGAGAATCTTTCTTCTCTATCTTATTATTTCACATTTCAATCCAAATAACTAAttgacaaaacaaaaaacccgtaaaagaagaaaaaaaaatgaaagaaagagaatgacTGTTAATGGTGAAAAAGTAAATGCACAACTCAGCTATGATTcagcagaaagaaaagaaaaaaagtagaCTAGTACTATAAATGACCTTTACTCTCACCATGCTACAAGGCAATAAAACCTGATATCAGATTACATTGTCATGTCTTATTCCATGGTACAAGTTAATGCTTGCAATTTAGTGCCaaggtaaataaaaaataattgctTGCAACTCCTTAGACAAAAAACATTAGCTGTGAGcaatgaaataattaattatataatttttgggTATTCTGAAATAAGGTTTTCTTAACTTCACATTGCATATAGCCCAGCTAAGCTAAGCCTTATTGAGAAGTCTCAATAGATTGGCCTTTGGGTTTCAGGCCACATTGTGCCTGCCCCGGCCCAAGAAGACCGAAAACCTGTCGGAACaacctttttttgttttgacttGTGCGGAATCCGGTCTCCTGTTGCCTAGTAATCAAATTTATTGGAAATTCTGCATTATCTCATGCAAGTTGCAACCATGTATACGTAACAGCAAATTGTTTGATATTGAGTAGCGTCAGATCATGTAAAATCTCTCTACTGATCTTCAATCGTCGgcaaattagaattaaaataggCATCAACATCAAATGTAGCCATCTTTCTCTGAACAATGGAATACCATACGACATAGAATGAAAGATTGAAGAGACAACCGCTGGGACTTGTATCTGAATGCACACCCAAAACTCTGTGGAAATTGTTTCATATTTGGGCTCTGGGTCTCCTCGCTATAAACGTTTGCTGCAACTCTTGATATCCTCATTTATTGGCAGGAATACTTTCCTGCTATGCAACGCCGCATTGGATCGGATGAATTATTTGGCTTTGCTATTACCACCAGCATCTTGTAAGCTGATTAGAAATTAATGCTCAAATTGATGACATATTGTtttacatacatacatacacatCACCATTCACCAAGCAATCAGATATTTCTGTCAATTTGGCTCTCATATTGTCTCAAATGTTGCAGATCATCCCTGCTGTTTCAGCTGCCGTATAGAAACCTACATATTCCTCGTCCTCTACACTCTAGAGGGTGTAGAATATCCTAACGAGCTAActtatcttttattattataagtaTTAAATGCTTCAAGTTCAATGCATCATAATTTCTTTCATGATAATGAAGCTCCAGCTGTTGTAACTTTTTCTGTTAATTACCAAATAGCTGTAGCAACATGCAATTATGCTTTCATTTTGCAAGCTGGCTAGGCTCTCCTGATTCATTCTTAGATCACCATTATGTCATTTTTGCTCCCTTTATCCTCTACTCTCCACCAACCGTACTAACTCTGTATATCCCTACAGTGTTTTTCCCCTTTCGCTTCCAGAAAATATCTTGCTTTcacattttcaataaataaattgtgAATTAATTTAGGTTCTGTAACTTGTGTACAGACGATTAGTGCAGGTGATTTCAGAAGACTCTTCTATAGCATGAATACCCGGCAAGCAGACCACCGTATAACAGGTTTGTGTTAATTCAAAACTGAAATCACCTTTacctttctattttttcttattgaaaGGCCTTTTCCTTTCTATTTTTGTAACACGGGAGTCACTAGCTGTTTTTTTGAGATACGCAAAGTGGCTGGTACTGGGTGGGATGCTAGTAGGGGAGCAACTGCTTGTAACTTCCAGCGTAGCCAAAGGCATTGCAGATTTGAAAATTTCTGAATCCAGCCACAACCTGGGGTCATATAGAAGAGGCCAGACCGTGATCAATAGATTCTGGCCATCAAGAAATGCTTCAAAGCAAAGCTTGAACCGTACAGGGCGCCAGAGCCTACAGGCCAATACAAATCCATCTAGTCAGAGTCTTGGAACAGGTCTTTGGGACTAAAAAATGGCAGGAACTCTGCATGCCATCTAAACCCAGCAAATTGCTTCAAGTCAAGGCCAAAGGGAGAGGCCATAAATTCCTTCAACTACCGCCTCAAGATGGCATTGGAGAGACTGTACTTTGTTCCAAGGAGGTTTTCCTAGGGAAATCACAGCCCATGATAGTTAAGTCTTTTACTTCGTCGCAGacaatattatattatatgtaTGGGTTGTGATTCATCGCAGTATAGATTTTGGTACAGAGCATGATCTAAAGGCTTGTGTTTTGACagtaaactcaaaattttgtgTATTTAAACTCCAGTTTTTGATCAGATCGTTTGTGAAACTAATTCCCTCTTTATTTCCAGGGAAAAAACAGAAGGAGATTGTAAAGTAAAATCGCCATACACCCTGCCAAGCCCAAGATCCCACCTCAAAAGTCAAAAGTGGAAAAGTTGAGGAGGTAAAGGAGGGGAATTAAGGCCTCCAATGATTGCTAGTGCTCTGCAGTAATTGtattgaataatttgattGCTGAGAAGCCGCCAATGATGTCGTTTCCACATGAAAGTGCTactttaaaataaagaagttGATTTGTGGAACACCCTAATATAATTAACAATGTATCATTACATTACAGGCTCAGCATAATCAAGATATGAATGAAGATCAAAAGGCCAAACCGTAGATTAATACTAACTCTAATTTCCTTCCCCAATTTTCTCGAAATACAAACTAATTCTTCAACAGTTTCAAACAAGTGCCCCACCCCTTCCAAATATTGGACCATAGGTTTTTACTATATACATAACTGCGGCCTTAATCCTAACCTCTCAttcctcaaatcatactccacaTAATAATTCTGCATCTGAAAATTCCCCAATATCACAGCTGGCCCACTCTGCCCCACTTCACCCTCCCCTCCACCGACACCACCACCCGTCACCACCGTCAAACACGCCGCCCCACCATCAACCAACACAAAATAATTATTCGGCGGCAGCGCTATCTCAGCACCTCCCTTAAAATGCAACCTCAATTCAGGTAACTCCACCTTCTCCCTTCCCTTCACATGGAAGCAAGGCCTCAACCCGGTTAAATCCTCAACATCACGAGCTCTACTATACTTCTTAACTTGTTTTACAAACTCTTCAGCTACAGGCTCGAATACCTCACGTGCCATGAACGTGAAAGTCGTCCCAGAATCCACTATAGAGCCGCCATTGCCATCATTTCCAGGGGAAAGATATTTGTAGGGAACCTTAACGTGGCGGCCTCCTACTGATATCTTCCTTAAACCAAGGTAATAGTAAACTTTAAAGGCTTCTTTGCCTTGGACAATGGGGTTTTTGAGAAACGGTGTGTAGGTTAAACCAATCTTTTTCTTATCAAAATCCGAGTTACTATCAAGTATCAAAGGGCTGCTACTAGTAGAGTCATCGAAACGGTGAGAGATGAGACAGTAAGAGAATTTATCCAACTTAAGTTGAGTAGGTAAAGAAGGAAGGCCACGGCCGAACCCGGCAACGCCAGCGGGTTGGTGGGAAGAGAGAAGGGAGCATCCCACTAAGAAGTCGGGCTCAATTCTATCTCCAAGATTCAGGGTTTCGGATAATGCAAAGCCTGCCGTGGTTCCTAAGCCATAGAAGATAAAGTAAGGAGGGCAGATTTGAGAGCAGTTTTGGGGAGTAGAGTTGTTTCCACATTCATCACATTGGGTTGCGTTGGTGTGGTGGATCCAGGAACATTTTGGGTTTTGGCAGCCAAGAATTTTGGAAGACGAAGATTGTTTAGGGATAAAAGATGGGATGttggaggaagaaaaagagcagTTTTTGCAGAGATAGTGATGAGTACAAGGGAACCAAACGAAGTCACTGCCAGTATCCATGACGAAAGGGAGGGTTTGAGGAGGAGTGCCAAAGCTGAGGGAAATGGTGTAGCCTCCATAGCTGTGGGAAAAGAGTGgtgtggtggtggtggtggtgggggAAGCACCTCCCTTGGTGGCTGTGGGCTGGGGGTTTTTGAGGTGGTGGGCTCTTTTTAAGGAGGAAGAAGCAAGGCGGTTGAGGGTTTGGTAGGGATCTGGAGACGGGTTTTTTTGGAGTTGTGCGAGTGGTAAATGCAAAGCAGAGGAGATGATGAGGAAAGTGCAGAGCAGAAAAGATAAGAAACAGAGATCACAAGGAGGAGACATGGTTTGCTTTTCGAAGATATTTTTAAgacctttttttttggggggttGAGAGAGCTTACTTTAATATAAGTGAAATGCTTGATGAGTTAGGTTTGGGTGTTAAATTTGGCTCAACTGTAATGAAATGAAACTATACGTAGAACAACAGCGGAACGGATGTGAACATGGTGCATGTGCTTCTACTATTGTAAGGGAATTAATGGCAATTGAGATAATGTCGTGATTTCCTCTATACAAGGCAAGGAGAATGTGACTGTGTATACATTTGTATGCAAGGAATGCACATAATGTGATGAAAATGTGGACAGTGGCAACGTGATCTGCTATTTATTGTCACCATCTAGCCAACCAGCCAGCTAAAGCTCTAAACCTCTACTTGCCCCAATGCTGTCTTGTCCTGAAATTAGAGTAATGTTGCATTTTTATAACAAAATTCAAGATAGACAAGTGGTAAAAATTGTGCGTTTGGAATTTTACCATTTGAGCCAACCTGTTACTAGTTTACTGTGACCCAATCACTCCTTTCTACTTCAGGATCTTGCAACGTTCCTTCACTTCTTCactcttttttctatttttttctcatctaGTTAATACTAGGTAAATTGCATATGGACAAAAGGAATTTCCTTTACTGCTTTGAATACAAGAATGGGAGAGATAACAACATTTTACCCTTGGCCTAGATTGAATCAAAGGCTAAACATTCAGTGCTCTCCGTGactaaaaaattttttcaGTTCTATGTAACAAAATTACCATGCTCAATGTTGCTTCACGATGTTGAATTAAGGTTAAAAACAGTATCAAAATCGACTACTCCAGCCATCACCATCCCGTCAGATGAGACCATCATTTTGTAACCATTATATTCCACCTGGAGTTCAAtaggaaggaaaaaataaCCATGATCAAACTATTACAAATTTAAAGTGAGATGCAATTGAATTTCAATGGtaacaaaatgataaattttcttaaccTTCTTGTAGATTTGTAATGTACAATAAACAAAAGGTCTCTTAGGATTTCAGTCTCCCCATTTGTCACTCCGTCTCCGGAGAGAAGTAGCCAATCATTGCTCTTTTGCCCTCTTGCGTGCCAGAAAACGTTCCCTAGCTGCAGCAACCGCATCTTCACCTCTTTTGTGATGGTCACGTTTTGGTTGATCAACTGATGGTTGTTTCACTGAAGAGGTCTCTTGCAGTGCAGTCTCTGGAAGAACATCAACAGTAATTGGCCTTGAATCTTGGGACTCAAAGTTTTCTCTGGAACTTGTTTCATCCTGAGTCCTATCAGTCACACCGGAAGACTCGGGAGCATTTGAGTTAGGTAATGGCTGAACTCTTTTGATAACATCTATCTCTTTCTCATCTTTCCTCTCAGGTTTCCTTGATTCAGTATGCTTTTCTGGCATCCTTGGTCCAACCTCGTTTGCCCCAAATGCAACATTTTTACCAAGGTTGAAGTAAAAATCACTCAGGTCACTCTTCTTGGTAAccttcaacaaaaaaaataaaaaaagaccATCAATCAGGTAGTTAAAGCACAAGTAATATCAGAGTTAGAAACTGAACTGTTAATTCCACTAAATATTGCAATTCTTACTCAAACTGAACTGTTAATTCCAGTAAATATTGCAACTCTTACTTGCTAATCCCTAGAAACTGAACCGTAAAATCCAGTAGATGGTGCAATTTTTACTTGCTAAACATATTGATGCCCAATTTTTCATATGCAACATGCCAGACGGACTACCTACTAGAGACCAATGAAGGAAGATATTAAATTAGCAAAACCATAATGGCACGATTACATGACCTGCTGTAGACAaccaaattgaacctaaatcTGCTTTCTTATTAAGGCATAAGCAATCAAACCCGTAATTTCCATAAAAGCAGGGCACATGCATGGGATGCTTATAGGAGTAACATGAGGTTGAAGAAGTTTATCACTTcagcatttatttattttatcaattagTGTCAAACAATGGACAATCCACTATAGCCTTCTGTAGATCATAACTGAAAACTACTATGAAAATATGAtgccaaaggaaaaaaaaaccagcCATGAAGCATCAATTAGCCCAACTGGAACAGCATGCGCAACagatgaaaatttgtttttcctttttgtggTAGGTTGGTAAACAAGAATCACATTGCTTACACACATGCAAGCAAAGATGAGCAGAAGTTACGGGACTGATTCGCATGTCATTTATATGGAGCAAGGAAAAGACTAATTCAAACAAACATGTCAAGTGCAAGCAGAGAGAAACACCTAAAACAACTTTGTTATTGTAGTACAAGTGAACCAACAGATCTAGAGCCACAAGGGCATGTCAGACACCATTAAAGACTTGTAACAATTCAGTCAATCATAAGTGGAGTAACATGAAAAATAGAACCAAACCAGTAAACGAAGAAGTGACAAGCAACATCACATGAAGTAGAAGACAAGGCTCAACATACATCATCTTTCTCCTCTCGAAGTTGACGTAAGCGCTCTTCCTCCATCCATTTTGCCTGCTCAGCAAGTTTTTTCTTGTAGGCACTTGTCACAAACTTATCCTTGTCTGCGTAAAGGTGATCCTCTTTACTTCTCTCTTTCACGAGTTTCCTCTCATATACTATCTCCTGCTCCCACTTTCGTTGCTCTgcctttttaattaaattatgaatatatttcGACTGCACAAAATAGCCAGCATCCTCATCAGTTCACATTAATGATTAATCCTCTGGtatattttcatcaattatatgtatatttatgTCGgctattttattatatacagaattatgaaaataaaaaacacatttcataaaacaaaaggaaTAATTACCGTAAGCAATCAAATAATCCTAGAAACCACAAAAATCCTCAAATTTGTAAGAAAAATTACCTGTCGCTCTTCGCGATCTTGAACACGGGGACGAACAACCTTCTCTTTCATCTCATCGTAAACTCCATCATAGTCAAACACCGAAGGATCTTCCTCTAGCGCTTTCCTATGTTGCTCCTCTatcttcaaaaaaagaaaagaaaataaaaagatataaagttaagttaaattataaaaaataaaaactctaaaaaaggggggggggggggggcggcAAACTGGAAAGTAAGGTGAATCTTACCTCCTTGAGAGATTTGTTCTTGCTAGCCTGCCGAgaaatctctctctccacGTCATCATCGTCGTCGTCGCGAAAGCCAAGAGGAGGAGGGAGCGGCGGTCTTGTTACCGGCTTTTTCTGCTGCGACGGTGGAACCCTAAGCTGCAAACCGTacttcttcatttttatttttttcaggACAACAATTTCATCCAATTCCTTGGGAGTTGTTTTTGATCCAACTAGCGTTAGCCAATTTAAAGGGCGTTCAAGTCTTTTTATCTTTGTAATTGGATTTCTTTTCCCACCCGCTCTTTTTAAtccaatattattttattagtgCTAATTTGTAAACCTGCGCTGCTtgttcttaaatttttattatttaattaaaaaattttattttagaaaattttaatttgcgtaatactatatatatatatatatatatatgccaGATATACTTTTTCATTAtgcaaattttcatttctctaTTGTTAGTAGAATACATTTctttattgttaattaaaacaattcaGATTACCTATTTTGATTCTCGTCCAACTTGTAGGAGGTAAAACTTAATTTACAGACAAAATCCTAACCTATGTTTTTATGTTTGTCCCCAGGGACACCATAAACGATGTCGTTTTTACGGGATTTTAACCTTTTTAATGTCTATCGATGTCGCGGTCCTGGTGTTTCTTGTAGTCTCCGGCTCATCTCATCTCTCCGTGGGCAGTAGCTCAGATTACTGAACTTGTTAGGTAAGTAGTCTCCAAACTGCTCCAAATTCAACATTTTTTCATTTActgtaatttatttattgacGTTTTTATTTAGAGAACTCGAAATTCCGTGCGTCTTGAGCCATTTTTACGATGTATTATTATTGGGGGTAGAGAATCAATTTTATGATGTCTAAATCGTTAATTTAGAGACATTTCACTAGGATTTCAAACCTGAGTGGTGGGTATTGTATCCTACCAACAAGGCGTTGGTATTTATTGGAATATGAATCCCTGCTTGCTGCAACATGCTTAGATTTGTTCTTAGCTGTTCACCAGTGGGGGGTTTAGGGGGGGTTGATTTGGCCAGATTTTATCATTGATTTGTTGCTAGCTTAGCTTCCCTGTCCGTAAATCATGTTTAATCTGTtagtttttaagaaattacGATTTTGATACAGTCTTCAGCAAGTTCTATCTTTTGAACTGCCTAGTTAGTTTTGGAAGTACACTTCTAGTTTTGCAGGTGAAGAGGCTTTAAAGTTTAAAGATGTTCATGAATATAGCTTCCTCAGTGTACCACCTATGCATTTAGCTTAACTTACATGCCTTTCAAAGGTTGGCAATTTTTTGGTGATTAATTTGCAAATCAAGAGCAATATGTATTGAGTAAGA from Theobroma cacao cultivar B97-61/B2 chromosome 9, Criollo_cocoa_genome_V2, whole genome shotgun sequence harbors:
- the LOC18590238 gene encoding probable aspartyl protease At4g16563, which codes for MSPPCDLCFLSFLLCTFLIISSALHLPLAQLQKNPSPDPYQTLNRLASSSLKRAHHLKNPQPTATKGGASPTTTTTTPLFSHSYGGYTISLSFGTPPQTLPFVMDTGSDFVWFPCTHHYLCKNCSFSSSNIPSFIPKQSSSSKILGCQNPKCSWIHHTNATQCDECGNNSTPQNCSQICPPYFIFYGLGTTAGFALSETLNLGDRIEPDFLVGCSLLSSHQPAGVAGFGRGLPSLPTQLKLDKFSYCLISHRFDDSTSSSPLILDSNSDFDKKKIGLTYTPFLKNPIVQGKEAFKVYYYLGLRKISVGGRHVKVPYKYLSPGNDGNGGSIVDSGTTFTFMAREVFEPVAEEFVKQVKKYSRARDVEDLTGLRPCFHVKGREKVELPELRLHFKGGAEIALPPNNYFVLVDGGAACLTVVTGGGVGGGEGEVGQSGPAVILGNFQMQNYYVEYDLRNERLGLRPQLCI
- the LOC18590239 gene encoding nuclear speckle splicing regulatory protein 1; translation: MKKYGLQLRVPPSQQKKPVTRPPLPPPLGFRDDDDDDVEREISRQASKNKSLKEIEEQHRKALEEDPSVFDYDGVYDEMKEKVVRPRVQDREERQSKYIHNLIKKAEQRKWEQEIVYERKLVKERSKEDHLYADKDKFVTSAYKKKLAEQAKWMEEERLRQLREEKDDVTKKSDLSDFYFNLGKNVAFGANEVGPRMPEKHTESRKPERKDEKEIDVIKRVQPLPNSNAPESSGVTDRTQDETSSRENFESQDSRPITVDVLPETALQETSSVKQPSVDQPKRDHHKRGEDAVAAARERFLARKRAKEQ